One window from the genome of Carcharodon carcharias isolate sCarCar2 chromosome 9, sCarCar2.pri, whole genome shotgun sequence encodes:
- the med20 gene encoding mediator of RNA polymerase II transcription subunit 20 isoform X2, giving the protein MYIMHNTEYPLSCFALFENGPYLVADSNFDTLMIKLKGFFQNAKSSKIESRGPRYLYGDFLVKVGTVTMGPSVRGISVEVEYCPCIVSNDCWNLMMEFMQSFMGSHTPGTPSVFSSKHDGVYTPTDTAIQYMELFNKIRKQQQAPVSGIR; this is encoded by the exons ATGTATATTATGCACAACACGGAATACCCTCTCAGCTGCTTTGCTCTTTTCGAAAATGGCCCCTACTTGGTGGCAGACTCAAACTTTGACACGCTAATGATCAAACTGAAGGGGTTTTTCCAGAATGCAAAAAGCAGCAAGATAGAGAGCCGGGGACCTCGCTACCTGTACGGTGACTTCCTAGTAAAGGTTGGGACAGTCACAATGGGACCCAGTGTACGTGGCATATCTGTTGAG GTGGAATACTGCCCTTGCATTGTATCCAATGACTGTTGGAATCTCATGATGGAATTCATGCAGAGTTTCATGGGAAGTCATACACCAGGAACTCCTTCTGTGTTCTCATCAAAACATGATGGGGTTTATACACCGACAGACACGGCTATTCAGTATATGGAACTGTTCAATAAAATTCGGAAACAACAACAGGCCCCAGTATCCGGAATTAGATAG